The Bacteroidales bacterium genome contains a region encoding:
- a CDS encoding sugar MFS transporter has protein sequence MKEKKDVNYTTALIVLTTLFFMWGFITCMNDILIPYLRKMFDLQRWQSMLVQFTFFTAYFVGSLVYFFVSVRTGDPIARKGYKNGIMTGLFMSATACLLIFPAAAFQSFALFLIALFILGLGFTLLQIAANPYVALLGDPLTASSRLNLSQAFNSFGTTIAPILGGFLVFDFFAKMGNPLNDINGKLITNDLGAPLSASSVQVPYLIFAGVFLLVAAIIKMTPLPKFSTSANIEKGTGALKYRQLNLGMIAIFVYVGAEVAVGSAFINYSKESMNMPEMQAKAFLAFYWGGLMIGRFLGAISLSSISKTKKYLGMLLASCLTFFVIFGANYVIMTYFEGREGLTFSDVSPYLIFIAINFVGFILGRSLPGRTLMIFSIIAIALLSVALSSTGITAFWTIIGLGLFNSIMWSNIFTLAIDGLGRHTSQGSSLLVMMILGGAIVPVIVGAVADVVGGYHFSFFIPIICYLYLAYYGWKGYKPSGKVLEEKV, from the coding sequence ATGAAAGAAAAAAAAGACGTTAACTACACCACCGCTCTTATCGTACTGACCACATTGTTCTTCATGTGGGGATTTATAACCTGCATGAACGATATCCTGATTCCTTATTTAAGAAAAATGTTCGACCTGCAACGCTGGCAATCCATGCTGGTGCAGTTTACTTTCTTCACAGCTTACTTTGTTGGCTCATTGGTTTACTTTTTTGTTTCTGTACGAACAGGCGACCCTATTGCAAGAAAGGGATATAAAAATGGGATTATGACAGGATTATTTATGTCTGCCACAGCCTGTTTACTAATCTTTCCGGCCGCAGCATTTCAGAGTTTTGCATTATTCCTTATCGCATTATTTATATTAGGACTTGGATTTACATTGCTTCAAATAGCCGCCAATCCTTATGTTGCACTTTTAGGAGATCCTTTAACAGCATCGAGCAGGTTAAATCTTTCACAGGCATTCAATTCATTCGGAACCACAATTGCGCCTATTCTCGGGGGATTCCTGGTATTCGATTTTTTTGCAAAAATGGGAAATCCTTTAAATGATATTAATGGAAAACTTATTACTAATGATTTAGGTGCGCCTCTTTCGGCATCAAGTGTTCAGGTTCCTTATTTGATCTTTGCAGGAGTTTTCTTACTTGTTGCTGCCATAATAAAAATGACGCCATTACCGAAATTCAGCACATCGGCCAACATCGAAAAAGGTACAGGTGCTTTAAAATACAGGCAATTGAATTTAGGAATGATTGCCATATTTGTTTATGTTGGAGCCGAAGTTGCAGTTGGAAGTGCATTCATAAATTATTCAAAGGAAAGCATGAACATGCCGGAAATGCAGGCAAAAGCATTCCTTGCATTTTACTGGGGTGGGTTGATGATTGGTCGTTTTTTGGGAGCAATTTCATTAAGCAGTATTTCAAAGACAAAAAAATATTTAGGAATGTTATTGGCTTCATGCCTTACATTCTTTGTGATATTCGGCGCGAATTATGTTATTATGACATACTTCGAAGGTCGCGAAGGCCTTACGTTTTCTGATGTTTCGCCATACCTGATTTTTATTGCAATAAATTTTGTAGGATTTATTTTAGGTCGTTCTTTACCCGGACGAACATTAATGATATTTTCAATTATTGCTATCGCACTGTTATCGGTTGCATTATCATCAACAGGAATTACGGCATTCTGGACCATTATCGGCTTAGGTTTATTTAATTCCATAATGTGGTCGAATATTTTTACCCTTGCCATTGACGGACTGGGAAGACATACTTCACAAGGTTCGTCATTACTTGTAATGATGATATTAGGTGGCGCAATAGTTCCTGTTATTGTTGGCGCAGTTGCTGACGTAGTTGGCGGGTATCATTTTTCATTTTTCATTCCGATAATCTGTTATTTATATCTGGCTTATTACGGATGGAAAGGATATAAACCTTCAGGAAAAGTTTTAGAGGAGAAAGTTTAA
- a CDS encoding LacI family DNA-binding transcriptional regulator, producing the protein MSTKKISLNDIATSLGVSKTLVSMVLNNKADEKGISKETQKKVWAKIKELNYKPNMMARGLRLGRSNTIGLIVSDIANPFYAKIARYIENFLEPKGYHIMICSTDEDIEKELKIIRMLKDRQVDGLIISSSQKNGKELKTLNEEKYPFVLIDRTIPDLKANTVGVDNFKGSYEAITHLIKQGYKNIAAFSVSPVHVSTINDRINGYLRCLKDNNLSYGKKLLVEIPFNDVKNSVKFQLSNILYGKEKVGAIFAINNNIGITCLEALNEMRVQVPEDIGFVCFDDLEIFRFGRPTITAVSQPIEDICKNAVEILLNEIKNKEHSTEKQQIKLPTSLIIRRSTVN; encoded by the coding sequence ATGAGTACGAAAAAAATATCATTAAACGATATCGCAACCAGTCTTGGAGTTTCTAAAACGCTTGTTTCAATGGTTCTGAATAACAAAGCTGATGAAAAAGGTATTAGCAAAGAAACTCAGAAAAAAGTATGGGCAAAAATAAAAGAGCTAAACTATAAGCCAAATATGATGGCACGTGGTTTACGTTTAGGTCGTTCAAACACTATCGGTTTAATTGTTTCTGATATTGCTAACCCGTTTTATGCGAAGATTGCACGCTATATTGAAAACTTCCTTGAGCCTAAAGGATATCATATAATGATATGCAGTACCGATGAGGATATAGAAAAGGAATTGAAGATTATTCGTATGCTTAAAGACAGGCAGGTTGACGGGCTCATCATTTCTTCATCACAAAAAAATGGTAAGGAATTAAAAACATTGAATGAGGAAAAATATCCTTTTGTTTTAATCGACCGTACCATTCCCGATTTAAAAGCAAACACTGTTGGTGTTGACAATTTTAAAGGATCATATGAAGCAATAACTCATCTTATTAAACAGGGTTATAAAAATATTGCAGCATTTTCGGTATCACCCGTGCATGTGTCTACAATCAATGACCGTATTAATGGGTATTTACGCTGTCTGAAAGATAATAATCTCAGTTACGGAAAAAAATTATTGGTTGAGATTCCTTTTAATGATGTGAAGAATTCTGTGAAGTTTCAATTATCTAATATTCTTTATGGTAAGGAAAAAGTGGGAGCTATTTTTGCGATCAATAACAATATTGGTATAACTTGCCTTGAAGCGCTGAATGAAATGCGTGTTCAGGTTCCTGAAGATATTGGTTTTGTTTGCTTTGACGACCTTGAAATATTCCGTTTTGGTCGTCCTACCATTACAGCAGTTTCTCAGCCTATTGAGGATATTTGCAAAAATGCAGTTGAAATTTTATTGAATGAAATAAAAAATAAAGAACATTCAACTGAAAAGCAGCAGATCAAATTGCCTACGTCGCTTATCATACGGAGATCTACTGTGAATTAA
- a CDS encoding T9SS type A sorting domain-containing protein, with protein sequence MRKSVLFFIAVFISLGLNAQYWSQQNTNMTGATYVGVDQVSVVDSNIVWVNGMNGAGGAFIKAHARTNDGGATWEAGTYNGFDTYTKACVLAASDYNNAFCVAIDTAASTASFWQTTDGGANWTMPAILNGGSTFADGVYFWDSNKGFAYGDPVSSEFDIYTTTNGGASWDDVPGANIPDAASSSEYGYDGSNCGCVVPGGIGFFLTNAGNIYKTIDYGATWSKTPAKPFTAIASSGVVYASSENYIIVGSYNSTSQGWEWQYTTDGGTTWALCAAASGAFYEYQMCYVPGTTNTFVATSPFSSTIVGVGYSEDGGLNWTDFQDATYLQPGGSNIQCLGVDFYDITMGWVGNYDQAGSINSSILKYDNPNAGAGINTYSVNGNDFRVYPNPSNGQVYFAVNGPNNDNVVLNVYDVTGNLIFTITLNALNSSVYSYDFSGLSKGVYVAKISGKNTSVVHKLTIQ encoded by the coding sequence ATGAGAAAAAGTGTACTCTTTTTTATTGCAGTTTTTATCAGCCTTGGGCTGAATGCACAGTACTGGTCGCAACAAAACACTAATATGACAGGTGCTACCTATGTTGGTGTTGACCAGGTTTCGGTTGTTGACAGCAACATCGTATGGGTAAACGGAATGAATGGCGCCGGTGGTGCATTTATTAAAGCACATGCCAGAACCAATGATGGTGGTGCTACCTGGGAAGCCGGGACATATAATGGTTTTGATACATACACTAAAGCATGTGTTCTTGCAGCTTCTGATTATAATAACGCATTCTGTGTTGCTATTGATACTGCTGCAAGTACAGCATCATTCTGGCAGACTACTGATGGCGGCGCAAACTGGACAATGCCTGCAATATTAAACGGTGGTTCAACATTTGCCGATGGTGTTTATTTCTGGGATTCAAACAAAGGCTTTGCTTATGGCGACCCTGTTAGCAGCGAATTTGATATTTATACTACTACCAACGGTGGAGCAAGCTGGGATGATGTTCCTGGTGCTAATATTCCTGATGCTGCTTCATCTTCAGAATATGGTTATGATGGAAGCAACTGCGGTTGTGTTGTTCCTGGCGGAATTGGATTTTTCTTAACAAATGCTGGAAATATTTATAAAACTATTGATTATGGTGCAACTTGGAGTAAGACTCCAGCAAAACCATTTACAGCTATAGCATCAAGCGGTGTTGTTTATGCATCAAGTGAAAACTATATTATTGTTGGAAGTTATAATTCAACTTCTCAGGGTTGGGAATGGCAGTATACAACCGATGGTGGAACTACCTGGGCATTATGTGCAGCTGCTTCAGGAGCTTTCTATGAATACCAGATGTGTTATGTTCCTGGAACTACTAATACATTTGTTGCAACTTCTCCTTTTTCATCAACTATTGTGGGAGTTGGATATAGTGAAGATGGTGGTTTAAACTGGACCGATTTTCAGGATGCTACATATTTGCAACCGGGTGGTTCAAATATTCAATGTCTTGGTGTAGATTTTTATGATATTACTATGGGTTGGGTTGGTAATTATGACCAGGCAGGTTCTATTAATTCTTCAATATTAAAATATGATAATCCTAATGCTGGTGCAGGTATCAATACTTACAGCGTTAATGGAAACGATTTCAGAGTATATCCTAATCCTTCAAATGGACAAGTATACTTTGCAGTGAACGGTCCAAATAATGATAATGTTGTTCTTAATGTTTATGATGTTACTGGAAATTTAATTTTTACAATAACATTAAATGCGTTAAATAGTTCTGTTTATTCATACGACTTTTCAGGTTTATCAAAAGGCGTTTATGTTGCTAAGATCTCAGGAAAAAACACAAGTGTTGTACATAAGCTGACGATTCAGTAA
- a CDS encoding prolyl-tRNA synthetase associated domain-containing protein: protein MNSFRGDTRVYEVLNKLEIPFEYYEHPPVPTVKEAAIYWKDLKATHCKNLFFRNHKGNKHYLVIFEYSHNIQIHDLEQRLKQGKLTFASNERLMKYLGLTPGSVSPFGLLNDISKHVHLFLDENFKCSEKISFHPNLNTASLVIPFSGFEKFLMYSGNCFEYVKLYD, encoded by the coding sequence ATGAATTCTTTCCGTGGCGATACAAGGGTTTACGAAGTTTTAAACAAACTTGAAATTCCTTTTGAATATTACGAACATCCGCCAGTGCCTACAGTTAAGGAAGCGGCAATATATTGGAAAGATCTGAAAGCAACGCATTGTAAAAATTTATTTTTCCGCAATCATAAAGGCAACAAGCATTATCTTGTAATATTTGAATACTCGCATAATATTCAGATTCATGATTTGGAACAACGATTGAAACAAGGAAAACTTACATTTGCTTCGAATGAACGCCTGATGAAATATTTGGGATTAACGCCCGGTTCTGTTTCTCCATTCGGTTTGCTAAATGATATTTCAAAACATGTTCATCTTTTTCTGGATGAGAATTTTAAATGTTCCGAAAAAATAAGTTTTCATCCCAATTTAAATACCGCATCTTTGGTAATTCCTTTCAGTGGATTTGAAAAATTTTTAATGTATTCGGGAAATTGTTTTGAGTATGTGAAATTGTATGATTAA
- the gltX gene encoding glutamate--tRNA ligase, producing MEQKVRVRFAPSPTGPLHIGGVRTALYNFLFAKKNNGEFILRIEDTDQGRYVPGAEDYIIESLSWCGIRFDEGVHVGGQFAPYRQSERKEIYKQYADYLVEKGFAYYAFDAAPELEAKRKEYEQQKKTFQYGIETRMAMKNSLSLDKSDIQKKLESNEPYVIRMRIPENEKIKVNDLIRGEVVVDTLQLDDKVLYKSDGMPTYHLANVVDDYLMKITHVIRGEEWLPSAPLHVLLYKCLGWENAMPQFAHLPLLLKPDGNGKLSKRDGDKLGFPVFPLRWTDPFNGEVSSGYRESGYFPEAVVNMLALLGWNPGTEQELFSMDELINSFSLERVGKSGSKFDFEKAKWFNHQYLMKQADEDLLKIYKTILKENDVECSDDHALKVMNAVKERVNFPKELWNQSSFFFKAPESYDEKSVKDKWKENSSQILEQIIPLINEATSFEANLLKEKVSLLINEKQWGMGHVMNALRICLVGASAGPDLFLIIEMLGKEETVSRIKRAIEKIKK from the coding sequence ATGGAACAGAAAGTTAGGGTACGTTTTGCGCCCAGTCCTACAGGACCATTGCATATTGGCGGAGTAAGAACAGCATTATATAATTTTCTTTTTGCTAAAAAAAATAATGGTGAGTTTATTCTTCGTATTGAAGATACCGACCAGGGGCGTTATGTTCCCGGAGCCGAGGATTATATTATTGAATCGCTTAGCTGGTGCGGAATTCGCTTCGATGAAGGTGTACATGTGGGCGGACAATTTGCACCTTATCGTCAATCGGAACGCAAAGAAATTTATAAACAATACGCTGATTATCTGGTTGAGAAAGGTTTTGCTTATTATGCTTTTGATGCAGCACCCGAGCTCGAAGCAAAGCGTAAAGAATACGAACAACAGAAAAAAACTTTTCAGTATGGAATAGAAACAAGGATGGCGATGAAGAATTCGCTTTCGCTTGACAAATCGGATATTCAGAAGAAACTTGAAAGCAATGAGCCGTATGTTATAAGGATGAGGATTCCTGAAAACGAAAAAATAAAAGTCAACGATTTGATTCGCGGTGAAGTTGTAGTTGATACGCTTCAGCTCGATGATAAAGTGCTTTATAAATCGGACGGAATGCCAACCTATCATCTTGCCAATGTTGTTGACGATTACCTGATGAAGATCACACATGTTATTCGTGGCGAAGAATGGCTTCCTTCGGCGCCGCTGCATGTTTTGCTTTACAAATGTTTAGGATGGGAAAATGCCATGCCGCAATTTGCGCATCTTCCATTGTTGTTAAAACCCGATGGCAATGGTAAACTGAGCAAACGTGATGGCGATAAGCTTGGATTCCCTGTATTTCCTTTGCGATGGACTGACCCATTCAATGGTGAAGTTTCTTCGGGTTATCGCGAATCGGGATATTTTCCCGAAGCTGTAGTAAACATGCTTGCCTTGCTGGGATGGAATCCCGGAACCGAACAGGAATTATTTTCAATGGATGAACTGATAAATTCTTTTTCATTGGAAAGAGTAGGGAAGTCGGGTTCTAAATTTGATTTTGAAAAAGCAAAATGGTTTAATCATCAATATTTGATGAAACAAGCGGATGAAGATTTATTGAAAATTTATAAAACAATTTTGAAAGAAAATGATGTGGAATGCAGCGATGATCATGCTTTGAAAGTGATGAATGCCGTAAAAGAGCGCGTGAATTTCCCAAAAGAATTATGGAATCAATCTTCATTCTTTTTCAAAGCGCCCGAATCGTATGATGAAAAATCGGTGAAAGATAAATGGAAAGAAAATTCATCACAAATTTTGGAACAAATTATTCCATTGATCAATGAAGCAACATCGTTTGAAGCAAATTTATTGAAAGAAAAAGTTTCATTGCTGATTAATGAAAAACAATGGGGCATGGGACATGTGATGAATGCCTTACGTATTTGCCTTGTTGGCGCATCGGCCGGTCCCGATTTATTTTTGATTATTGAAATGCTTGGAAAAGAAGAAACTGTTTCAAGAATAAAAAGAGCGATAGAAAAAATTAAAAAATGA
- a CDS encoding ATP-binding protein — translation MSKKPKLKPISQELILDRLKFENPWWISGSIDNDYNEMQRRLYFDLFFPLVEELDIKRAVVLMGPRRVGKTVMMHHSIEKLLQNGVNKHNICFIGIDNPIYLHMGLEELFTLARNAVGSNSPKGWYVFFDEIQYLRDWEVHLKVLVDSYPHTKFIVSGSAAAALKFKSNESGAGRFTEFMLPPLTFHEYIHLKNYGHLIRPTTTNWNGNLNKFYTTINIKEINKHFIDYINFGGYPEVIFSEKIQANPGRYIKSDIVDKVLLRDLPSLYGIQDVQELNAFFTTLVYYSGNEVSLDTLSKSSGVDKNLLKKYLEYLEAAFLIKVVHRIDDTAKRFQRATFYKIFLTNPSLRSALFSPLQATDEAIGNMVETAIYAQWMHRDWFTPWYARWSVGKFQGEVDMVGLDDKKLKPIWAIEIKWSNRYFDKPEELKSLLQFCDKNNLKSALVTSIDKEGIVKYKNIDLNFYSSAMYAYVVGANTIEQKMKKI, via the coding sequence ATGTCAAAAAAGCCAAAATTAAAACCAATAAGTCAAGAATTAATTCTTGATCGTTTGAAATTCGAAAATCCTTGGTGGATATCAGGAAGCATCGATAATGATTATAATGAAATGCAACGAAGGTTGTATTTTGATTTGTTCTTCCCCTTAGTTGAGGAACTGGATATTAAAAGAGCTGTTGTACTCATGGGACCCCGAAGAGTAGGAAAAACAGTTATGATGCATCATAGCATTGAAAAACTTTTACAAAATGGGGTGAACAAACATAACATTTGTTTTATTGGCATTGACAATCCTATATATCTGCATATGGGTCTGGAAGAGCTGTTCACTCTGGCACGTAATGCTGTTGGCAGTAATAGTCCTAAAGGTTGGTATGTATTTTTTGATGAAATTCAATACTTAAGAGATTGGGAAGTTCATCTGAAGGTATTAGTTGATAGTTATCCACATACCAAATTTATTGTTTCCGGTTCTGCCGCAGCTGCACTTAAATTTAAAAGTAATGAAAGCGGTGCCGGGAGGTTCACTGAATTTATGTTGCCACCGCTTACTTTTCATGAATACATCCATTTGAAAAATTACGGTCATCTGATACGCCCTACTACTACAAACTGGAATGGTAATCTGAATAAATTTTACACAACGATTAATATCAAAGAAATAAATAAACATTTTATTGATTATATAAACTTTGGTGGTTACCCTGAAGTAATATTTTCAGAAAAAATACAAGCTAATCCGGGTAGATACATTAAAAGTGATATAGTAGACAAAGTACTCTTGAGAGATTTACCCAGTTTATACGGAATACAGGATGTGCAAGAATTAAATGCCTTCTTCACAACCCTGGTTTATTATAGCGGTAATGAAGTTTCATTAGATACGCTTTCAAAAAGCAGTGGCGTAGATAAAAACTTACTTAAAAAATATTTGGAATACCTTGAAGCTGCTTTCCTGATAAAGGTTGTACACAGAATTGATGATACAGCCAAACGTTTTCAACGGGCAACATTTTATAAGATCTTTTTGACCAACCCCAGTTTACGTAGTGCATTATTCTCACCATTACAAGCAACTGATGAAGCTATTGGCAATATGGTTGAAACAGCTATTTATGCCCAATGGATGCACAGAGATTGGTTTACTCCATGGTATGCTCGTTGGAGTGTTGGCAAATTCCAAGGTGAAGTTGATATGGTAGGACTTGATGATAAAAAACTAAAACCCATATGGGCTATAGAAATAAAATGGAGTAACCGATATTTCGATAAACCCGAAGAGCTTAAAAGCTTATTACAGTTTTGCGATAAGAATAACTTAAAGTCAGCGCTGGTTACAAGTATTGACAAAGAAGGGATTGTTAAATATAAAAATATTGATTTAAATTTTTATTCTTCAGCAATGTATGCCTACGTAGTAGGAGCAAATACCATTGAACAAAAAATGAAAAAAATATAG
- a CDS encoding ABC transporter permease, with protein MRTILFLIQKEFIQIKRNKAMLPIMFIMPLLQMIILVSAATFEMKNIRVTIVDKDMSSVSRSIISKFSGSPFYKITSYSFNVDDGEENLKKGNADMVLVIPEHFERKLRNENKCDIQLLVNAINAASAGLVNAYTVSILIDYNAELVAKWANIPGNIQTQSINTRYSYWYNPELNYKNYMVPGILVMLVTIIGLFLAGLNIVREKEIGTIEQINITPIKKYQFIIGKLFPFWLIALFELGFGLLLGKLIFGIPIVGNVFLLFLFAAIYLVVVLSLGLFVSTVNNTQQQAMFITWFFMVIFILMSGLFTPVESMPVWAQKINIINPVAYFIEVTRMVLLKGSGLIDIKRQLISISIYAVTAITIAVRRYRKVG; from the coding sequence ATGAGAACGATTTTATTTTTAATACAAAAGGAATTCATTCAGATAAAACGCAACAAAGCCATGTTGCCTATCATGTTTATCATGCCTCTTTTACAAATGATAATACTGGTAAGCGCAGCAACTTTCGAAATGAAAAATATTCGCGTTACGATTGTTGATAAAGATATGAGCAGCGTGTCGCGCAGTATTATAAGCAAGTTCAGCGGTTCGCCGTTTTATAAGATAACTTCGTATTCATTTAATGTTGATGATGGTGAAGAAAATCTGAAGAAAGGAAATGCTGATATGGTGCTGGTGATTCCTGAACATTTTGAACGAAAATTACGAAACGAAAACAAATGTGATATTCAGTTGTTAGTTAACGCTATTAACGCGGCTTCTGCGGGTTTAGTCAATGCTTACACCGTTTCCATTTTAATTGATTATAACGCGGAACTTGTTGCAAAATGGGCAAATATTCCCGGGAATATTCAGACACAATCTATCAATACACGATATTCGTATTGGTATAATCCTGAACTGAATTATAAAAACTATATGGTGCCGGGGATACTGGTAATGCTGGTAACCATTATAGGTTTGTTTCTTGCCGGGCTGAATATTGTTCGTGAAAAAGAAATAGGAACCATTGAACAAATAAATATAACACCGATAAAAAAATATCAATTCATCATCGGGAAATTATTTCCGTTCTGGCTGATTGCCTTGTTTGAGTTGGGTTTCGGACTGTTACTCGGAAAACTTATTTTCGGAATTCCGATTGTGGGAAATGTATTTTTACTTTTTTTATTTGCTGCCATTTATCTTGTTGTGGTATTAAGTCTCGGACTTTTTGTTTCAACTGTAAATAATACACAGCAGCAGGCCATGTTCATCACCTGGTTCTTTATGGTGATATTTATTTTGATGAGTGGCCTGTTCACGCCCGTAGAAAGCATGCCTGTGTGGGCGCAGAAAATAAATATTATAAACCCGGTTGCATATTTTATTGAAGTTACGCGCATGGTGCTACTCAAAGGCTCCGGTTTAATTGATATAAAACGACAACTGATAAGCATCTCTATTTATGCTGTAACAGCGATAACCATTGCCGTCCGCAGATATCGGAAGGTTGGTTGA
- a CDS encoding ABC transporter permease — MKRFLGFIKKEFFHIFRDYRSVIVLFGMPIALIMLFGYAINTDLKDAHIAILDQSKDEITTKLTQKILSSGYFKLNANLNSVNDIEPNFRTGKIKEVIIFQENFSKKLKKDGTAGIQLIADASDPNNANLIVNYTNAIINNFQVELMGEQAIPFRINPQVRMYYNPEMKSVFMFIPGIITILLMLVSAMMTSISIAREKELGTMEVLLVSPLKPGLIILGKVIPYVLLASVNSVTIILLGKFVFGMHIAGSYFLLFAVCLLFILTALSLGIFISTVTNSQMTAMLISFAGLLLPVILLSGFIFPVENMPQILQWLSYIIPAKWFLIIIKAIVLKGLGVSYIWKELLILTGMTLFLIIVSAKKFKIRLE; from the coding sequence ATGAAGCGATTCCTTGGTTTTATAAAAAAAGAATTCTTCCATATTTTCCGCGATTACCGCTCGGTGATTGTGTTGTTTGGTATGCCTATAGCACTGATTATGTTATTTGGTTATGCCATTAACACCGACCTTAAAGACGCACACATAGCCATTCTCGACCAATCGAAAGATGAAATCACAACCAAGCTTACACAGAAAATTCTTTCTTCCGGTTACTTTAAACTCAATGCAAATTTGAATTCGGTAAATGATATCGAACCCAATTTCAGAACGGGAAAAATTAAAGAGGTAATTATTTTTCAGGAAAATTTTTCAAAGAAATTAAAAAAAGATGGAACCGCCGGAATACAGCTTATAGCCGATGCTTCCGATCCCAACAATGCAAACCTTATTGTTAATTATACAAATGCAATCATTAATAATTTTCAGGTTGAATTGATGGGTGAACAAGCAATTCCGTTCAGGATAAATCCACAAGTGCGGATGTATTACAATCCCGAAATGAAAAGTGTTTTCATGTTTATCCCCGGAATCATAACAATATTGCTGATGCTGGTTTCAGCAATGATGACATCAATTTCCATTGCGCGCGAAAAAGAATTGGGAACTATGGAAGTGCTGCTGGTTTCGCCATTAAAACCCGGATTGATTATTTTAGGGAAAGTGATTCCTTATGTTCTTCTTGCATCGGTAAACTCAGTAACCATAATACTTTTAGGGAAATTTGTTTTTGGAATGCATATCGCCGGAAGTTACTTTTTATTGTTTGCCGTGTGTTTACTTTTTATCTTAACAGCATTATCACTTGGAATATTTATCTCAACGGTTACCAACAGCCAGATGACAGCCATGCTGATTTCTTTTGCAGGACTACTATTGCCCGTTATTCTGTTATCGGGATTTATTTTCCCGGTCGAAAATATGCCGCAGATTTTGCAATGGTTGAGTTATATTATTCCGGCAAAATGGTTTTTGATAATCATTAAAGCCATTGTCCTGAAAGGACTTGGTGTAAGTTATATATGGAAAGAATTATTAATCCTGACCGGAATGACGTTGTTTTTAATTATTGTAAGTGCGAAGAAATTTAAAATTCGTTTAGAATAA
- a CDS encoding four helix bundle protein, translated as MNNFKQLKVWQKAVELTTNIYKETKTFPSQEQFGIISQITRSVVSIPSNIAEGSGRTTSKDFNHFLSIALGSSFETETLLIISNNLGYLNKNNFEKLVSEVTEIQKMLRGLQKSNLS; from the coding sequence ATGAACAATTTTAAACAACTTAAAGTTTGGCAAAAAGCTGTTGAACTTACTACAAATATTTATAAAGAAACGAAAACATTTCCTTCTCAGGAACAGTTCGGAATTATTTCTCAAATAACAAGAAGCGTAGTTTCTATACCTTCTAATATTGCTGAAGGCTCCGGAAGAACTACATCAAAAGATTTTAACCATTTTTTAAGTATTGCCTTAGGTTCATCTTTTGAAACAGAAACATTATTAATTATTTCAAATAATTTAGGTTATCTGAACAAAAACAATTTTGAGAAACTAGTAAGCGAGGTAACCGAAATACAAAAAATGTTGCGTGGATTACAGAAATCTAATCTTTCATAA
- a CDS encoding ABC transporter ATP-binding protein: MNEIEKIIEVKNLVKKFGSFVANDNLTFDVFKGEIFGFLGANGAGKTTAMKILCGLSKPTSGEVKVAGFDVYKQTEEIKKNIGYMSQRFSLYEDLSVFENIRFYAGIYGLSRKEIMERSEKLLSKLELSEAKNEVIKSLPLGWKQKLAFSVALIHEPKIIFLDEPTSGVDPITRRQFWKMIYEAASEGVTVFITTHYMDEAEYCDRVSIMVDGRIEALDTPGKLKEKFNTNTMNEVFLKLARN, translated from the coding sequence ATGAATGAAATTGAAAAAATAATAGAAGTCAAAAATCTGGTAAAAAAGTTTGGAAGCTTCGTTGCCAACGACAATCTGACTTTTGATGTTTTCAAAGGAGAGATATTTGGTTTTCTTGGTGCGAATGGAGCGGGCAAAACAACAGCAATGAAGATACTTTGCGGATTATCGAAACCAACATCGGGTGAAGTAAAAGTTGCAGGATTTGATGTTTACAAACAAACAGAAGAGATAAAGAAAAATATTGGTTATATGAGTCAGCGGTTTTCGCTTTATGAAGACCTGAGTGTTTTTGAAAATATTCGTTTCTATGCCGGTATTTACGGGCTTTCCAGGAAAGAGATCATGGAGCGTTCGGAAAAGTTATTGTCGAAATTAGAACTGAGTGAAGCGAAGAATGAAGTTATTAAGTCATTGCCATTAGGATGGAAGCAGAAGCTTGCTTTTTCAGTGGCATTAATTCATGAACCTAAAATTATTTTTCTTGATGAGCCTACAAGTGGCGTAGATCCTATAACACGCAGGCAGTTCTGGAAAATGATTTATGAAGCAGCAAGTGAAGGAGTAACAGTTTTCATAACCACGCATTACATGGATGAAGCTGAGTACTGCGACCGTGTTTCGATAATGGTTGATGGCCGTATTGAAGCGCTGGATACTCCCGGAAAATTAAAAGAAAAATTTAATACAAATACGATGAATGAAGTATTTCTGAAATTGGCAAGAAATTAA